The Macaca thibetana thibetana isolate TM-01 chromosome 19, ASM2454274v1, whole genome shotgun sequence genome has a segment encoding these proteins:
- the LOC126942380 gene encoding 40S ribosomal protein S27-like has translation MPLTKDFLHPSPEEEKRKHKKKRLVQSPNSYFMDVKCPGCYKITTVFSHAQTVVLCVGCSTVLCQPTGGKARLTEGCSFRRKQH, from the coding sequence ATGCCTCTCACAAAGGATTTCCTTCATCCCTCcccagaagaggaaaagaggaaacacAAGAAGAAACGCCTGGTGCAGAGCCCCAATTCCTACTTTATGGATGTGAAATGCCCAGGATGCTATAAAATCACCACAGTCTTTAGCCATGCACAAACAGTAGTTTTGTGTGTTGGCTGCTCCACTGTCCTCTGCCAGCCTACAGGAGGAAAAGCAAGGCTTACAGAAGGATGTTCCTTTAGAAGGAAGCAGCACTAA